A region of the Ranitomeya imitator isolate aRanImi1 chromosome 5, aRanImi1.pri, whole genome shotgun sequence genome:
ACCAAGGAGATGTGTTGCAATGAATGAGGAatatggtgattctgagactgcgcTGGACATGGTTCAAAGATTCGATTGCACCACCAGATTTTAACTGCAAGAAGGCAACAAAAAGGACTTATATTTTGATGGACCTATGTTTTAGTGCCACATAGGACATAGTAGGTTTCATGGAGAGTCAAGCCATTCAATGTATAATGGCTGAACCAAACTCGCTGTAATCCATGGATGTAATCCACATCTCCTTAAAAGACTCTAAGCAGGTCCGGACTGATCCTCCAATCCACACAGAAAATTTCCTGTAATTCGGGGCAATATTTTTCACCTGAATAGTCTTTGGTACTAGGGTTCTGATTTCCATGTAAATTCTATCGTCAAGACTTGGGAAGAGGGTAGATGCACTAGACGACAAGATGCTATTGAAAAGAGACCTTCGGATAGCTATAGCATATCCATAAATGCTTTCATTGATCATTTTGTGTACACCCTGGGCATCCATCCCAATGATAGGAGAAAATAGGCTTTCTGGTACAAGAAACCTCTGGGGGCCAATGGTAACGACATTCCCATCTGGAAAAGCGTATTCCTCTGAAACTTCTGCAGGTCACTTTTCCGCTTCCTCCTTTGGATCTAAAGCCACATAGCAAAATTTCTCCTTTATTTCTCTAGCAATGTCTTACCCTGCTCTTCTGACAAAGGAAAGTCCGGTCTACATAAGATGACTCGTTAACTTCGCTGGTCGGGAGATCACAGATTTTTTAAGACCATTTCCTGCATCAACAATCAAAAGTGTTCTTAGAATCAGCGTAGGATAACAATTACATTAGCTA
Encoded here:
- the LOC138637671 gene encoding uncharacterized protein is translated as MDAQGVHKMINESIYGYAIAIRRSLFNSILSSSASTLFPSLDDRIYMEIRTLVPKTIQVKNIAPNYRKFSVWIGGSVRTCLESFKEMWITSMDYSEFGSAIIH